One genomic region from Pseudomonas hormoni encodes:
- a CDS encoding type I secretion system permease/ATPase, whose product MKMAKNPVTAPLIMALGDYKSILVSVGCFTALINILMLVPSIYMLQVYDRVLSSQNETTLAMLSLMVVGFFAFIGLLEIIRSFIVIRIGSQLERRFNLRVYQAAFERNLFRGEGNAGQSLGDLTHIRQFVTGPALFAFFDAPWFPVYLFVIYLFNVWLGVFATAGAVLLIGLACLNEAMTKKPLGEAAVFSQKSSQMATSHLHNAETIQAMGMLGTLRHRWFQVHSRFLGLQNQASDTGAVISSLSKTLRLCLQSLVLGLGALLVIKGDMTAGMMIAGSILMGRVLSPIDQLIAVWKQWSGAKLAYRRLDALLQAFPPSDDAMALPAPKGQITFEQVSAGPPGQRGATLHLVSFQLGAGEVLGVLGASGSGKSTLARVLVGVWPTLGGTVRLDGADIHRWNRDELGPFIGYLPQDIELFSGSIAQNIARFREADPQKVVEAAHQAGVHDLILRLPQGYDTVLGEDGSGLSGGQKQRVALARALYGKPSLVVLDEPNSNLDTVGEAALAGAIAQMKAQGTSVILVTHRSSALAQADKLLVLNDGRLQAFGPSQDVLKALAGAQEYKPAQAPAGLSMSRQYQSSTRNSGV is encoded by the coding sequence ATGAAGATGGCTAAGAACCCGGTCACCGCGCCGTTAATTATGGCGCTGGGTGATTACAAGAGCATTCTGGTCAGCGTCGGCTGTTTCACGGCGCTGATCAACATTCTGATGTTAGTGCCCTCTATTTACATGCTTCAGGTTTATGACCGGGTATTGTCCTCACAAAATGAAACCACGCTGGCCATGTTGTCACTCATGGTCGTCGGGTTCTTTGCGTTTATCGGTTTGCTGGAGATTATTCGCAGTTTCATCGTCATTCGTATCGGCAGCCAATTGGAGCGACGCTTCAACCTGCGGGTGTATCAGGCCGCTTTCGAGCGCAACCTGTTCAGAGGCGAGGGCAACGCCGGGCAGTCGCTGGGGGATCTGACGCATATTCGCCAGTTCGTTACCGGCCCGGCGCTGTTTGCCTTCTTCGATGCACCTTGGTTTCCGGTGTACCTGTTCGTGATTTATCTGTTCAACGTCTGGCTTGGCGTGTTTGCCACGGCGGGCGCGGTGTTGTTGATCGGGTTGGCATGTCTCAATGAGGCGATGACCAAAAAGCCGCTGGGTGAAGCGGCGGTTTTTTCCCAGAAGTCCAGCCAGATGGCCACCAGTCACCTGCATAACGCGGAAACCATTCAAGCGATGGGCATGCTCGGTACCTTGCGCCATCGCTGGTTCCAGGTGCATTCGCGCTTCCTCGGCCTGCAGAACCAGGCCAGTGATACCGGCGCGGTCATCAGCTCCCTGAGCAAAACCCTGCGCCTTTGCCTGCAATCACTCGTGCTGGGGCTTGGCGCATTGCTGGTGATCAAGGGCGACATGACGGCCGGGATGATGATCGCCGGCTCGATTCTGATGGGGCGTGTGCTGAGTCCCATCGACCAGTTGATCGCCGTGTGGAAACAGTGGAGTGGCGCGAAACTCGCCTATCGGCGTCTCGACGCGCTGCTGCAAGCCTTTCCACCGAGCGACGACGCCATGGCGTTGCCGGCGCCCAAAGGGCAGATCACGTTCGAACAGGTCAGTGCCGGTCCTCCCGGGCAACGGGGCGCGACGTTGCATCTGGTCAGTTTCCAGCTCGGCGCTGGCGAAGTGCTAGGCGTGCTGGGTGCTTCCGGTTCCGGCAAATCGACGCTGGCCCGTGTACTGGTCGGCGTGTGGCCGACCCTCGGCGGCACCGTGCGGCTCGACGGTGCCGACATCCATCGCTGGAATCGCGACGAACTCGGCCCCTTCATCGGTTACTTGCCGCAGGACATCGAATTGTTCAGCGGCAGCATCGCGCAAAACATCGCCAGATTTCGTGAGGCCGATCCGCAAAAAGTCGTGGAAGCGGCGCATCAGGCGGGCGTCCATGACTTGATCCTGCGCCTGCCTCAGGGCTACGACACGGTGCTTGGCGAGGATGGAAGCGGTTTGTCCGGCGGTCAGAAACAGCGCGTGGCGCTCGCACGAGCCCTGTACGGCAAACCGAGCCTGGTGGTGCTGGATGAACCTAATTCCAACCTCGACACCGTCGGCGAAGCCGCATTGGCCGGCGCTATTGCGCAAATGAAAGCCCAGGGCACCAGCGTGATTCTGGTGACTCACCGTTCTTCGGCGCTGGCCCAGGCTGACAAATTGCTGGTCCTCAATGATGGACGGTTGCAGGCGTTCGGCCCGAGCCAGGACGTGCTCAAGGCGCTCGCCGGCGCTCAGGAATACAAGCCCGCGCAGGCACCGGCCGGGCTGAGCATGAGCCGGCAATATCAGTCCTCGACAAGGAATTCGGGCGTATGA
- a CDS encoding HlyD family type I secretion periplasmic adaptor subunit — MSSHSEATLEHDYIAERPERDARYFARVGWILAIVGAGSFFTWASLAPLDQGIPVQGTVVVSGKRKAVQSMSSGVVSQILVREGEVVKQGQPLFQLDRTQVAADVQSLRAQYRLAWASLARWQSERDNLKQVSFPAELSNDPDPRLALVLEGQRQLFSSRREAFSREQAALRASIEGAGAQLAGMRRARLDLTAQASSLQQQLGNLQPLADNGYIPRNRLMEYQRQLSQVQQQLAENAGESGRVEQGILESRLKLQQHIEEYQKEVRTQLADAQLKSVTLEEQLTSAGFDLQHSEIIATADGIAVNLGVHTEGAVVRQGETLLEIVPQGTHLEVEGHLPINLIDKVGTHLPVDILFTAFNQSRTPRVPGEVSLISADQMVDEKTGVPYYVLRSSVSDQAMEKLNGLVIKPGMPAEMFVRTGERSLLNYLFKPLLDRAGSALTEE; from the coding sequence ATGAGCAGTCACAGCGAAGCCACCCTGGAACACGATTACATCGCCGAGCGCCCTGAACGCGATGCGCGCTATTTCGCCCGCGTGGGCTGGATACTGGCGATTGTCGGCGCTGGCAGTTTTTTTACCTGGGCCAGCCTCGCGCCGCTCGACCAAGGCATTCCCGTGCAAGGCACGGTCGTGGTCTCCGGTAAACGCAAAGCCGTGCAATCGATGAGCAGCGGCGTGGTCAGCCAGATCCTGGTGCGCGAAGGCGAGGTGGTGAAGCAGGGCCAGCCGTTGTTCCAGCTCGATCGCACGCAAGTCGCCGCCGACGTGCAATCCCTGCGCGCCCAATACCGCCTGGCCTGGGCCAGCCTGGCGCGCTGGCAAAGCGAACGGGACAACCTCAAGCAGGTGAGTTTCCCTGCCGAACTGAGCAACGATCCTGACCCGCGCCTGGCATTGGTGCTGGAAGGTCAACGGCAGTTGTTCAGCAGTCGCCGCGAAGCGTTTTCCCGCGAACAGGCCGCCTTGCGCGCCAGCATCGAAGGCGCCGGGGCGCAACTGGCCGGCATGCGCCGCGCCCGCTTGGACCTGACGGCCCAGGCCAGCTCGCTGCAACAACAGCTGGGCAATCTTCAGCCGCTGGCGGACAACGGCTACATCCCGCGCAACCGGCTGATGGAGTACCAACGTCAGTTGTCGCAAGTTCAACAACAATTGGCAGAAAACGCCGGTGAAAGTGGGCGGGTGGAGCAGGGCATCCTCGAATCGCGCCTGAAGCTGCAACAACACATCGAGGAATACCAGAAAGAAGTCCGCACCCAACTGGCCGATGCGCAGCTCAAAAGCGTGACCCTCGAAGAGCAGCTGACCTCCGCCGGATTCGACCTGCAACACAGCGAGATCATCGCCACCGCCGACGGCATCGCGGTCAACCTGGGTGTGCACACCGAAGGCGCCGTGGTCCGTCAGGGCGAAACCCTGCTGGAGATCGTCCCGCAAGGCACACACCTGGAAGTCGAAGGGCACCTGCCGATCAACCTGATCGACAAGGTCGGCACGCACCTGCCGGTGGACATCCTGTTCACCGCGTTCAACCAGAGCCGAACCCCGCGTGTGCCGGGCGAAGTCAGCCTGATTTCCGCCGACCAGATGGTCGATGAGAAAACCGGCGTGCCGTATTACGTGCTGCGCAGCAGTGTCAGCGATCAGGCGATGGAAAAACTCAACGGCCTGGTGATCAAGCCCGGCATGCCCGCGGAAATGTTCGTGCGCACCGGCGAGCGCTCTCTTCTCAACTATCTGTTCAAACCGCTGCTCGACCGCGCAGGTTCCGCGTTGACCGAGGAATAA
- a CDS encoding TolC family outer membrane protein: MFRCMNKLSLFAASLALLTCNASMAMGPFDIYEQALRNDPVFLGAIKERDAGLENRAIGRAGLLPHLGYTYNKGRNTSKVTYLNERGQNQRDDRNYSSYGSTLTLQQPLIDYEAYAAYRKGVAQSLFADEAFRGKSQELLVRVLENYTQALFAQDQIDIALAKKKAFEQQFQQNEHMFRQGEGTRTDILEAESRYELATAEEIEARNEQDASLRELGALIGVPAIDIADLAPLDQNFQTFTLQPARYDTWHEMAVANNPNLASQRQAVEVARYEVERNRAGHLPKVSAYASVRQNESESGNTYNQRYDTNTIGIEVNVPLYAGGGVSASTRQASRAMEQAEYQLEGQTRETLIELRRQFSACQSGVSKLRAYQKALTSAEALVVSTKQSILGGERVNLDALNAEQQLYTTRRDLAQTRYDYLMAWIKLHYYAGTLNEQDLAKVDEAFGQGPESRRKDL, encoded by the coding sequence ATGTTCCGCTGTATGAATAAGCTTTCCCTTTTCGCAGCGAGTCTCGCGTTGCTGACCTGCAACGCGTCAATGGCCATGGGCCCGTTCGATATTTACGAACAAGCGTTGCGCAATGATCCGGTGTTTCTCGGCGCCATCAAGGAACGCGATGCCGGCCTGGAAAACCGCGCCATCGGCCGCGCCGGGCTGCTGCCACACCTGGGTTACACCTACAACAAGGGCCGCAATACCTCCAAGGTCACCTACCTCAACGAGCGCGGGCAAAATCAGCGCGATGATCGCAACTACAGCAGTTACGGCTCGACGCTGACGTTGCAGCAGCCCTTGATCGATTACGAAGCCTATGCGGCGTACCGCAAAGGTGTGGCGCAATCGCTGTTTGCCGACGAAGCCTTCCGCGGAAAGAGCCAGGAATTGCTGGTGCGCGTGCTGGAAAACTACACGCAGGCGCTGTTCGCCCAAGACCAGATCGACATTGCACTGGCGAAAAAGAAGGCCTTCGAGCAACAGTTCCAGCAGAACGAACACATGTTCCGCCAGGGCGAGGGCACGCGCACCGATATTCTCGAGGCCGAATCCCGCTACGAACTGGCGACCGCCGAGGAAATCGAGGCGCGCAACGAGCAGGATGCGTCCTTGCGGGAACTCGGTGCGCTGATTGGCGTGCCGGCAATCGACATCGCGGACCTGGCGCCGCTGGACCAGAACTTTCAGACCTTCACCCTGCAACCCGCCCGTTACGACACCTGGCACGAAATGGCCGTGGCGAACAACCCGAACCTGGCTTCACAGCGCCAGGCCGTGGAAGTGGCGCGCTACGAAGTCGAACGCAATCGCGCCGGGCACCTGCCGAAAGTCAGTGCGTACGCGTCGGTGCGGCAGAACGAATCGGAAAGCGGCAACACCTACAACCAGCGCTACGACACCAACACCATCGGCATTGAAGTCAACGTGCCGCTGTATGCCGGCGGTGGGGTTTCCGCCTCGACCCGCCAGGCCAGCCGCGCCATGGAGCAGGCGGAGTACCAGCTAGAGGGTCAGACCCGGGAGACGCTGATCGAGCTGCGCCGGCAATTCAGTGCGTGCCAGTCGGGGGTGAGCAAACTGCGGGCCTATCAGAAAGCCCTGACGTCCGCCGAAGCCCTGGTGGTCTCGACGAAGCAGAGCATCCTTGGCGGTGAACGGGTCAACCTCGATGCGCTCAACGCCGAACAACAGCTCTACACCACACGCCGCGACCTGGCCCAGACCCGGTACGACTATTTGATGGCCTGGATCAAGCTGCATTACTACGCCGGAACGCTGAACGAGCAGGACCTGGCCAAGGTTGACGAGGCGTTTGGGCAAGGCCCGGAGTCACGCCGCAAAGATCTTTGA
- a CDS encoding polyurethane esterase, with product MGVYDYKNFGTADSKALFTDAMAITLYSYHNLDNGFATGYQHNGFGLGLPATLVTALIGGTDSQGVIPGVPWNPDSEKAALDAVHKAGWTPITATQLGYDGKIDARGTFFGEKAGYTSAQVEILGKYDAQGHLSEIGIAFRGTSGPRESLISDSIADGINDLLAALGPKDYAKNYVGEAFGDLLGDVAAFARANGLSGKDVLVSGHSLGGLAVNSLADLSNDKWAGFYKDSNYIAYASPTQSSTDKVLNVGYENDPVFRALDGSSFNLSSVGVHDAHQDSATHNLVSFNDHYASTAWNVLPFSILNIPTWISHLPTGYGDGMSRVLESKFYDLTSKDSTVIVANLSDPVRGNTWVQDLNRNADPHKGSTFIIGSDGNDLIQGGKGNDYLEGRDGNDTFRDGGGYNIVLGGKGSNVLDLQQSVKNFDFANDGAGNLYIRDAQGGISITRDIGSIVTKEPGFLWGVFKDDVSHSVTANGLAVGNNLTQYASTLKGGAGADTLKAHVSGDWLFGLEGNDHLIGGQGNDVFVGGAGNDLMESGGGIDTFLFSGAFGHDRVVGYQANDKLVFLGVQGVGPNDDFLSHATVVGQDTVLTFGNDSVTLVGVGLDSLSGAGIVIA from the coding sequence ATGGGTGTGTACGACTACAAAAACTTTGGCACGGCAGATTCAAAGGCGTTGTTCACCGACGCCATGGCGATCACGCTGTATTCCTATCACAACCTCGATAACGGCTTTGCCACCGGTTACCAGCACAACGGCTTTGGCCTCGGCTTACCGGCGACGCTGGTGACTGCGCTGATTGGCGGCACCGATTCCCAGGGCGTGATCCCTGGCGTGCCGTGGAACCCGGATTCGGAAAAAGCCGCGCTCGACGCGGTGCACAAGGCTGGCTGGACGCCCATTACCGCGACTCAACTGGGCTATGACGGCAAGATCGATGCCCGAGGAACCTTCTTCGGCGAAAAGGCCGGCTACACCAGCGCCCAGGTGGAAATCCTCGGCAAGTACGACGCCCAGGGCCATCTCAGCGAAATCGGCATCGCCTTTCGCGGCACCAGTGGGCCACGGGAAAGCCTGATCAGCGACTCGATCGCTGACGGGATCAACGATCTGCTCGCCGCATTGGGGCCGAAGGATTACGCGAAGAACTACGTGGGCGAAGCGTTTGGCGACTTGCTGGGCGATGTCGCGGCATTTGCCCGGGCCAATGGCTTGTCGGGCAAGGACGTACTGGTCAGCGGCCACAGCCTCGGCGGCCTGGCGGTCAACAGCCTGGCGGACCTGAGCAACGACAAGTGGGCCGGGTTCTACAAGGACTCCAACTACATTGCCTACGCGTCGCCCACTCAAAGCAGCACCGATAAAGTGCTCAACGTCGGTTATGAGAACGATCCGGTGTTCCGTGCGCTCGATGGTTCATCCTTCAATCTGTCGTCGGTGGGTGTGCACGATGCCCATCAGGACTCGGCGACCCACAACCTCGTCAGCTTCAACGATCATTACGCCTCGACGGCGTGGAATGTGCTGCCGTTTTCCATCCTTAATATCCCGACCTGGATTTCCCACCTGCCCACGGGTTATGGCGATGGCATGTCACGGGTGCTGGAATCGAAGTTCTATGACCTCACCAGCAAAGACTCGACCGTCATCGTCGCCAACCTGTCCGATCCGGTGCGCGGGAACACCTGGGTCCAGGACCTCAATCGCAACGCCGACCCCCACAAGGGCAGCACCTTCATCATCGGCAGCGACGGCAACGACCTGATCCAGGGCGGCAAGGGCAACGACTACCTGGAAGGCCGCGATGGCAATGACACCTTCCGCGACGGCGGTGGCTACAACATCGTGCTGGGCGGTAAGGGCAGCAACGTGCTGGACTTGCAGCAGTCGGTGAAAAACTTCGATTTCGCCAATGACGGCGCCGGCAACCTGTACATCCGCGATGCGCAGGGCGGCATCAGCATCACCCGCGACATTGGCAGCATTGTTACCAAGGAGCCGGGGTTTCTCTGGGGGGTGTTCAAGGATGACGTGAGCCACAGCGTTACGGCTAACGGTTTGGCGGTGGGGAATAACCTGACTCAATACGCCTCGACGCTGAAGGGCGGAGCGGGCGCCGATACGCTGAAAGCTCACGTCAGCGGTGATTGGTTGTTTGGCCTGGAGGGTAACGACCATCTGATCGGAGGCCAAGGCAACGACGTGTTTGTCGGCGGAGCGGGGAATGACCTGATGGAGTCGGGCGGCGGGATCGATACGTTCCTGTTCAGTGGTGCGTTTGGCCATGACCGAGTGGTGGGCTATCAGGCGAATGACAAGCTGGTGTTTCTCGGGGTTCAGGGGGTGGGGCCGAACGATGACTTTCTGTCCCATGCCACGGTTGTGGGGCAGGATACGGTGCTGACGTTTGGCAATGATTCGGTGACGCTGGTCGGGGTGGGGCTGGATAGCCTTTCCGGTGCCGGTATTGTTATTGCCTGA
- a CDS encoding YgdI/YgdR family lipoprotein has translation MNIKTLGLPMAVAALLALAGCSTPTVVTLQNGTQYLTKDMPKANNKEGFYEFEDISGTKVKVKVDDVATVRKED, from the coding sequence ATGAATATCAAGACTCTGGGTTTGCCCATGGCAGTGGCGGCCCTGCTGGCCCTCGCCGGTTGCTCGACGCCAACAGTGGTGACACTGCAGAACGGCACCCAGTATTTGACCAAGGACATGCCGAAAGCCAATAACAAGGAAGGTTTTTACGAGTTTGAAGATATTTCCGGGACGAAGGTGAAGGTCAAGGTTGATGACGTGGCCACGGTGCGCAAGGAAGACTGA
- a CDS encoding VRR-NUC domain-containing protein → MTQNPLDDPFYYLNNFMQVLDWLEHRYADVLTLEERTFIREFNRLPRESRALLVRMVMRKGVHFRASKLHYLEIGDIASAAKPLLELGWIDDQAPLSLETLFDVLLKAEIVQCFGTAIDKPKGKKTDWLATLSERFPETLSFTHWCAPLEDRLFSLTIMGLCDRLRLMFFGNLYQDWSEFVLADLGIFTYEKVEFCVESRGLRSREDVDACFFLHECQQRLEVGEAVAEVVEQINGLTLTNPWLQKRRSKLLFQIGQHCERMADFSNALSIYRDCAWPGARSRLIRVLERCGEYQLAMDLATVAGQSPESAAEQQQLLRVLPRLRRKLGGPPAKRPSPREMLRLDLQLPRIDPTLSVEFYVQAHLAEDSAPVHYVENSLINSLFGLLCWPAIFAPLPGSFFHPFQRGPVDLLNEDFQARRADLFQVCLAELDDGRYLQTIRERYAAKWGVQSPFVFWGALNEELLDQALDCLPAEHLKHWFNRLLLDIKVNRAGMPDLIQFWPQHKTYRMIEVKGPGDRLQDNQLRWLEFCHEHQMPIAVCYVQWAEQSA, encoded by the coding sequence GTGACCCAGAATCCGCTCGACGATCCGTTCTATTACTTGAACAACTTCATGCAAGTGCTTGATTGGCTTGAGCATCGCTATGCCGATGTGCTGACGCTCGAGGAGCGAACCTTCATCCGTGAATTCAACCGGTTGCCCCGCGAATCCAGGGCGCTGCTGGTGCGGATGGTGATGCGCAAGGGGGTTCACTTCCGGGCGAGCAAACTGCATTACCTCGAGATTGGCGACATCGCCAGTGCCGCCAAGCCGTTGCTGGAACTTGGCTGGATCGATGATCAGGCGCCGCTGTCGCTCGAAACGTTATTCGACGTGTTGCTCAAGGCGGAAATCGTGCAGTGCTTCGGCACGGCCATTGATAAGCCCAAAGGCAAAAAGACCGACTGGCTTGCGACCCTGAGCGAGCGGTTTCCCGAAACGCTCAGTTTTACCCATTGGTGCGCCCCCCTGGAGGACCGGTTGTTCAGTCTGACCATCATGGGTCTTTGTGATCGTCTGCGCCTGATGTTCTTCGGCAATCTTTATCAGGACTGGTCGGAGTTCGTGCTGGCCGACCTCGGCATCTTTACCTACGAAAAAGTCGAGTTTTGCGTCGAATCCCGAGGCTTGCGCAGTCGCGAGGATGTGGATGCCTGTTTCTTTCTTCACGAATGCCAGCAGCGTTTGGAGGTGGGTGAAGCGGTGGCGGAGGTCGTCGAGCAGATCAACGGGCTGACACTGACCAATCCCTGGTTGCAAAAACGGCGCAGCAAGCTGTTGTTCCAGATCGGTCAGCACTGCGAACGCATGGCGGATTTCTCCAATGCGCTGAGCATTTACCGCGACTGTGCCTGGCCCGGTGCGAGGTCGCGGTTGATTCGGGTGCTGGAGCGCTGCGGCGAATATCAACTGGCCATGGACCTGGCCACGGTTGCCGGCCAATCGCCGGAAAGCGCTGCCGAACAACAGCAACTGCTGCGTGTATTGCCCAGGTTGCGGCGTAAGCTCGGCGGGCCGCCAGCAAAACGTCCGTCCCCAAGGGAAATGCTGCGCCTGGACCTGCAACTGCCCAGAATCGATCCCACGCTATCGGTGGAGTTTTACGTACAGGCGCATCTGGCGGAGGATTCGGCACCGGTGCATTACGTCGAAAACAGCCTGATCAACTCGCTGTTCGGGTTGCTGTGCTGGCCAGCGATCTTCGCGCCCTTGCCGGGGTCGTTTTTTCACCCGTTCCAGCGTGGGCCGGTGGATCTGCTCAATGAAGACTTCCAGGCACGGCGGGCCGATCTGTTCCAGGTCTGCCTAGCCGAGCTCGATGATGGGCGTTACCTGCAGACGATCCGGGAGCGGTATGCCGCCAAGTGGGGCGTGCAATCGCCCTTTGTGTTCTGGGGCGCGTTAAACGAAGAATTGCTCGATCAGGCGCTTGATTGCCTGCCGGCCGAGCACCTCAAACACTGGTTCAACCGTTTGCTGCTGGACATCAAGGTCAACCGCGCCGGGATGCCGGACCTGATCCAGTTCTGGCCGCAGCACAAGACCTACCGCATGATCGAAGTCAAAGGCCCTGGCGATCGCCTGCAAGACAATCAGTTGCGCTGGCTCGAGTTCTGCCATGAACACCAGATGCCCATTGCCGTCTGCTACGTGCAATGGGCGGAGCAGAGCGCTTGA
- a CDS encoding ATP-dependent DNA helicase: protein MSYSIAVRALCEFTAKVGDLDLRFTPSPTALEGIVGHRTVASRRSDGYQSEVALEGLYQTLKVKGRADGYDPVQNCLEEVKTYRGDLSKQPANHRQLHWAQAKVYGWLMCQKLDLAQINLALVYFDIVSEKETCLVEAFSADALKTFFEHHCQLFLRWAEQEMAHREARNAAAQQLAFPHVDFRPGQRHLAESVFKAVSTGRCLMAQAPTGIGKTVGTLFPMLKALAPQQLDKVFFLTAKTPGRKLALDAAQVILDSAAAPPLRVLEMIARDKACEHPDKACHGESCPLAQGFYDRLPAARQAASELTLLNQNALREVALKHNVCPYYLSQEMARWADVVVADYNYYFDFSALLFGLAQANNWKVAVLVDEAHNLVERGRQMYSASLDQSALNGVRKTAPEPLKKTLQRVNREWNALHNLQLAPYQAYDKPPEKLLQALSSCSASIGDYLNDHPQGLDSALQTFYFDMLQFCRVAELFDEQFLFDISKRDLDRQRNLSQLCLRNVVPAGFIRPRLTAARSTVLFSATLSPRHYYADLLGTPANTVWIDVESPFHADQLKVHIVSQISTRFVHRQSSLAPIVELIARQFSQRPGNYLAFFSSFDYLQQVAQLLAETHPHINLWSQSRGMGEGQRQDFLDQFTAHSQGIGFAVLGGAFGEGIDLPGARLIGAFIATLGLAQLNPVNEQLKHRMAAIFGAGYDYAYLFPGVQKVVQAAGRVIRTQQDQGVVMLIDDRFGDSKVRQLLPRWWSVGDSRLCIGATPLP from the coding sequence TTGAGCTACAGCATCGCGGTGCGGGCGTTGTGTGAGTTCACCGCCAAGGTCGGCGACCTCGACCTGCGCTTCACACCCTCGCCGACTGCACTGGAAGGCATCGTCGGCCACCGGACGGTGGCGTCCCGGCGCAGCGACGGTTATCAGAGTGAAGTCGCGCTTGAAGGCCTGTATCAAACGTTGAAGGTCAAAGGCAGGGCGGACGGCTACGACCCGGTGCAAAACTGCCTGGAAGAAGTCAAAACCTACCGCGGCGACCTGAGCAAGCAGCCGGCCAATCATCGTCAACTGCACTGGGCGCAGGCCAAGGTCTACGGCTGGTTGATGTGCCAGAAACTGGACCTGGCGCAGATCAACCTGGCGCTGGTGTATTTCGACATCGTCAGCGAAAAGGAGACCTGCCTGGTCGAGGCTTTCAGCGCTGACGCACTGAAGACGTTCTTCGAACACCATTGCCAACTGTTCCTGCGCTGGGCCGAACAGGAAATGGCCCATCGCGAAGCACGCAACGCTGCGGCGCAGCAACTGGCGTTTCCCCATGTCGATTTTCGTCCGGGGCAACGGCATCTGGCGGAGTCCGTGTTCAAGGCCGTCAGCACTGGCCGTTGCCTGATGGCCCAGGCGCCGACCGGTATTGGCAAGACCGTCGGCACGCTGTTTCCGATGCTCAAGGCCCTGGCACCGCAGCAGCTGGACAAAGTGTTTTTCCTCACGGCAAAAACCCCCGGGCGCAAACTGGCGCTCGATGCGGCGCAGGTCATTCTCGACAGCGCCGCTGCGCCACCGTTGCGGGTCCTGGAAATGATCGCCCGGGACAAGGCCTGCGAGCATCCGGACAAGGCCTGCCATGGCGAATCCTGCCCGTTGGCCCAGGGTTTCTATGATCGGTTGCCGGCCGCGCGCCAGGCCGCCAGCGAGCTGACGCTGTTGAACCAGAACGCCTTGCGCGAAGTGGCCCTGAAGCACAACGTCTGCCCTTATTACCTGAGCCAGGAAATGGCCCGTTGGGCCGACGTGGTGGTTGCTGACTACAACTACTATTTCGATTTCAGCGCGCTGTTGTTCGGGCTGGCCCAGGCCAACAACTGGAAAGTCGCGGTCCTGGTGGACGAAGCCCACAATCTGGTGGAGCGCGGGCGGCAGATGTACAGCGCCAGCCTTGACCAGTCGGCGCTCAACGGTGTGCGCAAAACCGCTCCCGAGCCCTTGAAGAAAACCTTGCAACGGGTCAATCGCGAGTGGAACGCCCTGCATAACCTGCAACTCGCGCCGTACCAGGCCTACGACAAACCACCGGAGAAACTGCTCCAGGCATTGTCGTCATGCAGCGCGAGCATCGGCGACTACCTCAATGATCATCCCCAGGGCCTGGACAGCGCCTTACAGACTTTCTATTTCGACATGCTGCAATTCTGCCGCGTCGCCGAGCTCTTCGATGAGCAGTTCCTGTTCGACATCAGCAAGCGCGACCTCGACCGCCAACGCAACCTGTCGCAACTGTGCCTGCGCAACGTGGTGCCCGCCGGTTTCATCCGCCCGCGCCTGACGGCGGCACGCAGCACCGTGCTGTTTTCCGCGACGTTGAGTCCGCGCCATTACTACGCCGATTTACTCGGAACGCCGGCGAACACAGTCTGGATCGACGTCGAGTCACCGTTTCACGCTGACCAGTTGAAGGTCCATATCGTCAGCCAGATTTCCACGCGGTTTGTCCATCGACAGTCTTCTCTGGCGCCGATCGTCGAGCTGATCGCCAGGCAATTCAGCCAACGCCCAGGCAATTACCTGGCGTTTTTCAGCAGCTTCGATTACTTGCAGCAAGTCGCACAGTTGCTGGCCGAGACCCATCCACACATCAATCTCTGGTCGCAATCCCGGGGCATGGGGGAAGGGCAGCGTCAGGACTTTCTCGATCAGTTCACTGCGCATAGCCAGGGCATCGGTTTCGCGGTACTGGGCGGGGCATTTGGCGAAGGCATCGACTTGCCCGGTGCCCGGTTGATCGGCGCTTTTATCGCCACCCTCGGACTGGCGCAACTCAACCCGGTCAATGAACAGTTGAAACATCGGATGGCAGCAATTTTCGGAGCCGGTTATGACTACGCCTACCTGTTTCCCGGCGTGCAGAAAGTAGTTCAGGCGGCCGGACGCGTGATCCGCACCCAACAGGATCAAGGGGTGGTGATGTTGATCGATGACCGGTTTGGCGACAGCAAGGTCAGGCAGCTCCTGCCGCGTTGGTGGTCGGTCGGGGACTCACGCTTGTGCATTGGAGCAACCCCATTGCCATGA